The genomic region AGCTATAAAGCAACGTCTACCAAAGACACTATTGTAAACCTTACCAACCATAATTATTACAATCTTGATGGAAAAGGTTCTATTTTAAATCATGAAATGCAAATTAATGCAGAGAAGTTTTTGGAAAAAGATAATTATAATGTGGCCAACGGAAACTTTAAAGACGTTGCAGATACCTTTTACAACTTTAGGGAAAGTACAAAAATTAAAGACCATAAAGATTTTAACGGACTCGATGATTGTTATGTTTTAACGGAAAAAGAGCCGGCTATTATTATTCACAGTCCAGAAAGTGGAATAGAAATGAAGGTTTCTACCAATCAGCCTGGGGTGGTAGTGTATACCCCTAAAGAAATGGAAGCGGATAAATACACAAATACTCCCCTACAGAAATATCCAAGCATTTGTTTTGAAACACAAAATTTCCCCGATGCCCCCAATAACGATCATTTCCCATCAGCTGTTTTAAAAAAGGGAGATACTTACATCAACAAAAGCACATTCGAATTTAATCTTCGTTAACAGCTACCTTTTCTAAAGGTATCCTATAAAAAAAGCCATTTTACAAAATTGTAAAATGGCTTTTACGCTAAATTCTTATTAAGTTATCTCAAGATCAAACTTTATAAGAAAAATGAGAACTTGTTCAGAGGAATTTAGTAAGCAGGGGGAACCAGTTTAACACACGATTAAATGCCATCCACAAAATCCACCAAAAGACATTTTGGGGAAATGGTTAATTCCATCCCCCACCCAAGGCACGGTACATATTTACCATGGCACTCATTTGTTGCATTTTGGTTTCCACAAGTTCAAACCTTGATTCCAACGCATCGCGCTGGGTTAATAATACCTCCATATAGTCTGCCCTTGCAGATCTAAATAAAGTATTGGAAATATTAATTGATGCTGTAAGCGCTTCCACTTGCTGCGCCCGTAAATCGTAACTCTTTTTAAG from Galbibacter sp. BG1 harbors:
- a CDS encoding aldose epimerase family protein, which produces MKTYTIENNYLKIVAVSFGAALQQVITKDKNGKDINVIISYQNLEDYKNNALHLGATAGRFAGRIHKNGFVLNGEKYTLANNNNGVHLHGGTEGFGLKEWELESMEKGENPSITFSYLSKDMEEAYPGELRVLCTYQLQNNKLIISYKATSTKDTIVNLTNHNYYNLDGKGSILNHEMQINAEKFLEKDNYNVANGNFKDVADTFYNFRESTKIKDHKDFNGLDDCYVLTEKEPAIIIHSPESGIEMKVSTNQPGVVVYTPKEMEADKYTNTPLQKYPSICFETQNFPDAPNNDHFPSAVLKKGDTYINKSTFEFNLR